One window from the genome of Haliaeetus albicilla chromosome 26, bHalAlb1.1, whole genome shotgun sequence encodes:
- the LOC104324093 gene encoding green-sensitive opsin, translating to MNGTEGINFYVPMSNKTGVVRSPFEYPQYYLAEPWKYRVVCCYIFFLISTGLPINLLTLLVTFKHKKLRQPLNYILVNLAVADLFMACFGFTVTFYTAWNGYFVFGPVGCAVEGFFATLGGQVALWSLVVLAIERYIVVCKPMGNFRFSATHAMMGIAFTWIMAFSCAAPPLFGWSRYMPEGMQCSCGPDYYTHNPDYHNESYVLYMFVIHFIIPVVVIFFSYGRLICKVREAAAQQQESATTQKAEKEVTRMVILMVLGFMLAWTPYAVVAFWIFTNKGADFTATLMSVPAFFSKSSSLYNPIIYVLMNKQFRNCMITTICCGKNPFGDEDASSAVSQSKTEVSSVSSSQVSPA from the exons ATGAATGGGACGGAAGGTATCAATTTTTACGTGCCTATGTCCAACAAGACAGGGGTGGTGCGAAGCCCCTTCGAGTACCCTCAGTACTACCTAGCCGAGCCCTGGAAATACCGCGTCGTGTGTTGCTACATCTTCTTCCTCATCTCCACCGGTTTGCCCATCAACCTCCTCACCCTCCTGGTCACCTTCAAACACAAGAAGCTCCGGCAGCCGCTCAACTACATCTTGGTCAACTTGGCAGTGGCTGACCTCTTCATGGCCTGTTTTGGCTTCACAGTCACCTTCTACACTGCCTGGAATGGCTACTTCGTCTTCGGCCCTGTCGGCTGTGCCGTGGAGGGCTTCTTCGCCACGCTAGGAG GCCAAGTCGCCCTGTGGTCCCTGGTCGTCTTGGCCATAGAGCGCTACATCGTCGTCTGCAAACCCATGGGAAATTTCCGCTTCTCTGCAACCCATGCCATGATGGGCATCGCTTTTACCTGGATAATGGCCTTTTCCTGTGCCGCTCCACCCCTCTTTGGCTGGTCCAG ATACATGCCGGAGGGGATGCAGTGTTCCTGCGGCCCCGACTACTACACCCACAACCCTGACTACCACAACGAGTCCTACGTACTCTACATGTTTGTCATCCACTTCATCATCCCGGTCGTGgtcattttcttctcctatGGGCGACTCATTTGCAAAGTCCGAGAG gcagctgcccagcagcaggagtCAGCCACGACCCAGAAGGCCGAGAAGGAGGTGACGCGGATGGTGATCCTCATGGTGCTGGGGTTCATGCTGGCCTGGACGCCCTACGCCGTGGTGGCATTCTGGATCTTCACCAACAAGGGAGCGGATTTCACCGCCACGCTCATGTCAGTGCCTGCCTTCTTCTCCAAGAGCTCCTCCCTGTACAACCCCATCATCTATGTCCTCATGAACAAACAG TTCCGTAATTGCATGATCACCACAATCTGCTGTGGCAAGAACCCCTTTGGAGATGAAGACGCCTCCTCTGCCGTATCCCAGAGCAAGACCGAGGTCTCATCCGTCTCCTCCAGCCAAGTGTCACCTGCATAG